The genomic region GCGCGAGGACGAGCCGCCGCACCCGGTCTCGCACTACGGCGCCGCCAAGACCGCGAGCGAGATCTACCTGGGCGTCTACCGGGCGAGCCACGGCATCACCTCGACCGCGCTCCGCTTCGCCAACGTCTACGGCCCGCGCCAGGATCCTCACGGCGAGGCCGGGGTGGTCGCCATCTTCGCCGGCCGGCTGCTCGAGGGCCAGCCCTGCACCATCTACGGCGACGGGACCCAGACGCGCGACTACGTGTTCGTCGAGGACGTGGCGCGCGCCAACCTGCTCGCGGCGGAGCGGGGCCACGACGGTCCGCTCAACGTCGGCACCGGGATCGAGACCGACGTCAACCGGCTCTACGCCGTCCTCGCGACGGCCGCCGGCAGCGCCGCGCCGCCGAGGTACGCGCCGGGCCGCGCCGGCGAGCAGCGGCGCTCCTGCATCGATCCGTCCGCGGCCCGGGGCGCGCTCGGCTGGCAGCCGGAGGTGCCCCTCGAGGAGGGGCTGCGCCGCACCCTGGAGTGGTTCCGCCAGCGTCGCGCGGCGCCCTGACGCCCGCGGTTCGACGGGCGTGGGGCTGCTCGCCCCGGCCTCCGTGCCCACCTTGTTGCCGCAAGGAGGCGTCATGGCGTCACGAACCGGCAGGACCACCACCGATCACGACGAGATCCGGCGCTGGGCGGAGGAGCGCGGCGGGAAGCCCTCGGAGGTGATGGGCACCGAGCGCGGCGGCGGCACCGGGATGATCCGGATCGACTTCCCCGGCTACTCCGGCGAGGGCTCACTGCGCGAGATCTCCTGGGACGAGTGGTTCCAGAAGTTCGACGAGAGCGGGCTCGCCCTCGTGCTCCAGGAGCGGACGGCGGGCGGGCAGCGCAGCAACTTCAACAAGCTCGTGGCACGCGAGACGGCGGAGTTGCGCGCGCGCGGCGGCCGCGGCAGCGCCCGCCGGGGCACCGGCCGGGAGCGGCAGGGCGGGTCGGGCGCGGCGAGGTCGCGCGGCGCGGGCGGCGGACGCGGCGCCGGCGCGGCCGCGCGGTCCCGCTCGGCGGGCGCGGGGTCCCGGTCCGGCGGCCGGTCGCGGTCGGGCGCGACGTCCGGGTCCCGCGCCGGCGGCCGATC from Anaeromyxobacter paludicola harbors:
- a CDS encoding NAD-dependent epimerase/dehydratase family protein, yielding MGRKILITGGAGFIGSNVADRFVGAGWDVAVIDDLSSGKRENVPAAARLYPCDVRSAAAAEAIRKERPDVVAHLAAQIDVRKSMADPRHDADVNLGGLLNVMQAAVAAGSVRHALFASSGGAMYGETDHVPTREDEPPHPVSHYGAAKTASEIYLGVYRASHGITSTALRFANVYGPRQDPHGEAGVVAIFAGRLLEGQPCTIYGDGTQTRDYVFVEDVARANLLAAERGHDGPLNVGTGIETDVNRLYAVLATAAGSAAPPRYAPGRAGEQRRSCIDPSAARGALGWQPEVPLEEGLRRTLEWFRQRRAAP